In Streptomyces sp. NBC_00448, the following are encoded in one genomic region:
- a CDS encoding NUDIX domain-containing protein, which produces MGHVEPDRADSDPADTARAGSYRPDSHCSTCGTPYPDAGVWPRTCPACGHTAYHNPLPVAVCLLPVHDADGTGLVVIRRTIRPALGRLALPGGFIDFGETWQQATTRELAEETGIVAGAADVVLADALTDTEGGYLLLFGLLPPRPVGELPPSVPTDETEGYELLHAPQELGFPLHTLAVRRWFDGGYASSPRTRTS; this is translated from the coding sequence ATCGGTCACGTCGAACCCGATCGCGCCGATTCCGATCCCGCCGACACCGCCCGTGCGGGCTCGTACCGCCCCGACTCGCACTGCTCCACCTGCGGAACGCCCTACCCCGACGCCGGGGTCTGGCCGCGCACCTGCCCCGCCTGCGGCCACACCGCCTACCACAACCCGCTGCCGGTCGCGGTGTGCCTGCTGCCGGTCCACGACGCGGACGGCACCGGTCTCGTCGTCATCCGCCGCACCATCCGGCCCGCGCTCGGCCGGCTCGCGCTTCCCGGCGGTTTCATCGACTTCGGCGAGACCTGGCAGCAGGCCACCACAAGGGAGTTGGCGGAGGAGACCGGAATCGTCGCCGGGGCGGCCGACGTGGTGCTCGCCGACGCCCTGACCGACACCGAGGGCGGCTACCTGCTGCTGTTCGGCCTGCTGCCGCCGCGCCCGGTCGGCGAACTGCCGCCCTCCGTGCCGACCGACGAGACCGAGGGCTACGAACTGCTGCACGCACCGCAGGAGTTGGGGTTCCCGCTGCACACCCTCGCGGTGCGCCGCTGGTTCGACGGCGGCTACGCCTCCAGCCCCCGCACCCGCACCTCGTAG
- the ptsP gene encoding phosphoenolpyruvate--protein phosphotransferase encodes MQTTLRGVGVSHGVAIGEVRHMGTAVLEPPAKQIRAEDASREQGRARQALEAVAADLNARGQLAGGEAQAVLEAQAMMAQDPELMADIERRVAVGSTAERAAYDAFASYRALLAGAGEYLAGRVADLDDVRNRIVARLLGVPMPGVPDSDEPYVLIARDLAPADTALLDPALVLGFVTEEGGPTSHSAILARALGVPAVVALAGAGELAEGTVVAVDGSTGEVFVEPSEEKRAALTEAAAERKAALAASSGPGVTSDGHRVPLLANVGGPGDVAAAVAAGAEGVGLFRTEFLFLDDSAAAPSEEKQVEAYRQVLEAFPEGRVVVRVLDAGADKPLDFLTPADEPNPALGVRGLRSLLEHPEVLRTQLRALARAVEGLPVHLEVMAPMVADRQDAKAFADACRAAGLPAKFGAMVEIPSAALRARSVLKEVEFLSLGTNDLAQYTFAADRQVGAVARWQDPWQPALLDLVAAAAEAARAEGKSCGVCGEAAADPLLACVLTGLGVTSLSMGAASIPYVRTTLAKYTVAQCERAAAAARATDSADAARGAAQAVLSGE; translated from the coding sequence ATGCAGACAACGCTGCGAGGCGTCGGGGTCAGCCACGGTGTGGCGATCGGCGAGGTACGGCACATGGGCACCGCGGTGCTGGAGCCGCCGGCGAAGCAGATCAGGGCCGAGGACGCGTCCCGTGAGCAGGGCCGGGCCCGGCAGGCGCTGGAGGCGGTCGCCGCCGATCTGAACGCGCGCGGGCAGCTCGCCGGCGGCGAGGCGCAGGCCGTGCTCGAAGCGCAGGCCATGATGGCGCAGGACCCGGAGTTGATGGCCGACATCGAGCGGCGGGTCGCGGTGGGGAGTACCGCGGAGCGGGCGGCGTACGACGCGTTCGCCTCGTACCGGGCGCTGCTGGCGGGTGCGGGTGAGTACCTGGCCGGGCGGGTGGCGGACCTGGACGACGTGCGCAACCGGATCGTGGCGCGGCTGCTGGGGGTGCCGATGCCGGGGGTGCCGGACAGCGACGAGCCGTACGTGCTGATCGCGCGGGACCTGGCGCCGGCGGACACGGCGTTGCTGGACCCCGCGCTGGTGCTGGGGTTCGTGACGGAAGAGGGCGGGCCGACCAGCCACAGCGCGATTCTGGCCCGGGCGCTGGGGGTGCCGGCGGTGGTGGCGCTGGCGGGTGCGGGTGAGCTGGCGGAGGGCACCGTGGTGGCGGTGGACGGGAGCACCGGTGAGGTGTTCGTGGAGCCGAGCGAGGAGAAGCGGGCCGCGCTGACGGAGGCCGCGGCGGAGCGGAAGGCGGCGCTGGCGGCGTCTTCGGGGCCGGGCGTGACGTCGGACGGTCATCGGGTGCCGCTGCTGGCGAACGTCGGTGGCCCTGGGGACGTGGCGGCTGCCGTGGCGGCGGGTGCCGAAGGGGTGGGGCTGTTCCGTACGGAGTTCCTGTTCCTGGACGATTCCGCGGCGGCGCCCTCGGAGGAGAAGCAGGTCGAGGCGTACCGGCAGGTGCTGGAGGCGTTTCCGGAGGGGCGGGTGGTGGTGCGGGTGCTGGATGCCGGCGCCGACAAGCCGCTGGACTTCCTGACGCCCGCGGACGAGCCGAATCCGGCGCTGGGTGTGCGGGGGTTGCGGTCGCTGCTGGAGCACCCCGAGGTGTTGCGGACGCAGTTGCGGGCGCTGGCGCGCGCGGTGGAGGGGCTTCCGGTGCACCTGGAGGTCATGGCGCCGATGGTCGCGGACCGGCAGGACGCGAAGGCGTTCGCGGACGCGTGCCGCGCGGCCGGGCTGCCGGCGAAGTTCGGGGCGATGGTGGAGATTCCCTCGGCGGCGCTGCGGGCGCGGTCGGTGCTGAAGGAGGTGGAGTTCCTTTCGCTGGGGACGAACGACCTGGCGCAGTACACCTTCGCGGCGGACCGGCAGGTGGGGGCGGTGGCACGGTGGCAGGACCCGTGGCAGCCGGCGCTGCTCGACCTGGTGGCGGCCGCTGCGGAGGCGGCTCGGGCCGAGGGGAAGAGCTGCGGGGTCTGCGGTGAGGCGGCGGCCGATCCGCTGCTGGCGTGTGTGCTGACGGGGTTGGGGGTGACCAGCCTTTCGATGGGGGCGGCGTCGATCCCGTATGTGCGGACGACGTTGGCGAAGTACACGGTGGCGCAGTGCGAGCGGGCCGCGGCGGCGGCGCGGGCGACGGACAGCGCGGATGCGGCCCGGGGAGCTGCGCAAGCGGTCCTGTCGGGCGAGTAG
- a CDS encoding glycoside hydrolase family 31 protein → MLGSARGRLAVRWAVRRRALDARDLPVPGPERARTPGQVVGADPEPGGGVVRFARAELRVRVAVGGAVFCGWDGAGPLPSYALAGDCPPADPRALLEPDGAGWRVVSERITVRISQRGVVDFRTPGGLLLRSEGPPSWRVPAAGQGDGRAPRWEQRARLPADARVFGMGGRAAGPVLRTGRYRLWNTDPGGAFGPGDDPLYITMPVQLVVADAGCHLAFHDNTWDGEVALWDGREGAGSAPDQAGISRLRMDGGQLRYWVIAGTPARVLAGWTALTGRPALPPRWALGHQHSRWGFGSQDEVRRVAAGYRERALPLSVLHLDIDHFDGHRVFTADPRTFPDLPGLAKELGEHGVRLVSIVDPAVKAEPGLAVYDSGAAAGAFVRDARGHEVRGVVWPGEAAFPDFTDPAARAWWGGLYEERLAKGFAGFWHDMNEPVSFAAFGDPTLPLSARHALDGRGGDHREAHNVYGLSMARAGYEGLRELRPEQRPFLFSRSGWAGMQRYGGTWSGDVATGWEGLRASLALVLGLGLCGVPYSGPDVGGFTGTPSPELYLRWFQLGAYLPLFRTHSAIDAGLREPWEFGPEVLEHARAALRERGRLMPYLETLAHVAHRTGAPYVRPLWWKSPGDRALRDCEDAFLLGESLLVAPVLTEGATSRQVRLPRGLWHDTGSGVAYRGRSTVRVEAPLGRIPVLARAGAVLPVAGADGAVQLEAWAPRPGRGGGGEVVVGDPEGWAPPRREHFVSHWKEDQVVVEREGGGEVGYEVRVRGLEA, encoded by the coding sequence ATGCTGGGCTCCGCGCGGGGGCGGCTCGCGGTGCGCTGGGCGGTGCGGCGGCGGGCGCTGGATGCCAGGGACCTGCCCGTGCCCGGCCCGGAGCGGGCGCGTACGCCGGGACAGGTGGTGGGGGCGGACCCGGAGCCGGGCGGCGGCGTGGTGCGGTTCGCGCGGGCGGAGTTGCGGGTGCGGGTGGCGGTGGGCGGCGCGGTCTTCTGCGGCTGGGACGGCGCCGGGCCGCTGCCGTCGTACGCCCTGGCCGGCGACTGTCCGCCGGCCGACCCGCGGGCGCTGCTGGAGCCGGACGGCGCGGGCTGGCGGGTGGTGTCCGAGCGGATCACGGTGCGGATCTCGCAGCGGGGGGTGGTGGACTTCCGTACGCCGGGCGGGCTGCTGCTGCGCTCGGAGGGGCCGCCGTCGTGGCGGGTCCCCGCGGCCGGGCAGGGGGACGGCCGGGCGCCGCGCTGGGAGCAGCGGGCGCGGCTGCCGGCCGACGCGCGGGTGTTCGGCATGGGCGGGCGGGCGGCGGGTCCGGTGCTGCGCACCGGCCGGTACCGGCTGTGGAACACCGATCCTGGCGGGGCGTTCGGGCCGGGCGACGACCCGCTGTACATCACCATGCCGGTGCAGCTCGTGGTCGCGGACGCGGGCTGCCATCTGGCCTTCCACGACAACACGTGGGACGGCGAGGTCGCGCTGTGGGACGGCCGGGAGGGCGCCGGGTCGGCGCCGGACCAGGCGGGGATCAGCCGGCTGCGGATGGACGGCGGGCAGCTGCGGTACTGGGTGATCGCCGGTACGCCCGCCCGGGTGCTGGCGGGGTGGACGGCGCTGACCGGGCGGCCCGCGCTGCCGCCGCGCTGGGCGCTGGGCCACCAGCATTCTCGGTGGGGGTTCGGCAGCCAGGACGAGGTGCGGCGGGTCGCGGCCGGGTATCGGGAGCGTGCGCTGCCGCTGTCGGTGCTGCATCTGGACATCGACCACTTCGACGGGCACCGGGTCTTCACCGCCGATCCGCGGACCTTCCCCGATCTTCCCGGCCTGGCCAAGGAGTTGGGCGAGCACGGGGTGCGCCTGGTGTCGATCGTGGACCCGGCGGTGAAGGCGGAGCCGGGGCTGGCGGTGTACGACAGCGGGGCGGCGGCGGGCGCGTTCGTACGGGACGCGCGGGGGCACGAGGTGCGCGGGGTGGTGTGGCCGGGCGAGGCGGCCTTCCCCGATTTCACCGATCCGGCCGCGCGCGCCTGGTGGGGCGGTCTGTACGAGGAGCGGCTGGCGAAAGGGTTCGCCGGGTTCTGGCACGACATGAACGAGCCGGTGTCCTTCGCGGCGTTCGGTGATCCGACGCTGCCGCTGTCGGCCCGGCACGCGTTGGACGGCCGCGGCGGCGACCACCGCGAGGCGCACAACGTGTACGGGCTGTCGATGGCCCGGGCCGGCTACGAGGGCCTGCGCGAACTGCGGCCGGAGCAGCGGCCGTTCCTCTTCTCCCGCTCGGGCTGGGCGGGGATGCAGCGGTACGGCGGCACCTGGTCGGGCGATGTGGCGACCGGGTGGGAGGGGCTGCGGGCCTCGCTGGCGCTGGTGTTGGGCCTGGGGCTGTGCGGGGTGCCGTACTCCGGGCCGGACGTGGGCGGCTTCACCGGCACGCCGTCGCCGGAGCTGTATCTGCGCTGGTTCCAACTCGGCGCGTATCTACCGCTGTTCCGCACCCACTCGGCGATCGACGCGGGGCTGCGGGAGCCGTGGGAGTTCGGTCCCGAGGTGTTGGAGCACGCTCGGGCGGCGCTCCGGGAGCGGGGGCGGCTGATGCCGTACCTGGAGACGCTGGCGCACGTCGCGCACCGCACCGGGGCGCCGTATGTGCGGCCGCTGTGGTGGAAGTCGCCGGGCGACCGGGCGTTGCGGGACTGCGAGGACGCCTTCCTGCTCGGGGAGTCGCTGCTGGTGGCGCCGGTGCTCACGGAGGGTGCCACGAGCCGGCAGGTGCGGCTGCCGCGCGGGCTGTGGCACGACACCGGTTCCGGCGTGGCCTACCGGGGGCGTTCGACGGTGCGGGTGGAGGCGCCGCTGGGCCGGATTCCGGTGCTGGCCAGGGCCGGGGCGGTGCTGCCGGTGGCCGGGGCCGACGGGGCGGTGCAGCTGGAGGCGTGGGCGCCGCGCCCGGGCCGGGGCGGGGGCGGCGAGGTCGTCGTCGGTGACCCGGAGGGGTGGGCGCCGCCGCGCCGGGAGCACTTCGTGTCGCACTGGAAGGAGGACCAGGTCGTGGTGGAGCGGGAGGGCGGCGGCGAGGTCGGCTACGAGGTGCGGGTGCGGGGGCTGGAGGCGTAG
- a CDS encoding acetoacetate--CoA ligase translates to MSTTPEPAASSPEPLWSPSPERIAGARLTRFQQWAAQQHGAPAATGTDPVADYAALHAWSVRAPEAFWRAVTEWFDVRFSTPAETVLADPAMPGARWFPGARLNYAEHALRPALDPDRAARPALVHVDERHEPATVTWAELSRQVASLAAELRRLGVTPGDRVSGYVPNTAHAVVALLATAAVGGVWTSCAPDFGARSVLDRFQQVEPVVLFAVDGYRYGGKTHDRTATVAALRAGLPTVRATIHIPLLGTEAPEDALHWDASTTSEAEPDYEQVPFDHPLWVLYSSGTTGLPKAIVQSQGGILLEHLKQTGLHLDLGPGDRFFWYTSTGWMMWNFLVSGLLAGATIVLYDGAPGYPDTAAQWRVVERTGTTVFGTSAAYVIACRKAEVHPGRDFDLSAVGCVATTGSPLPPDGFRWLHDEVAADLWIASVSGGTDVCSCFAGGVPTLPVYVGELQAPCLGTDLQAWDAQGRPVVDEVGELVVTNPMPSMPIRFWNDPGDTRYRESYFEMFPGVWRHGDWITLTSRGTVVIHGRSDSTLNRQGVRMGSSDIYEVVERLPEIAESLVIGVEQPDGGYWMPLFVRLAPGAALDDGLRDRIRTAIRAQLSPRHVPDEVIAVPGVPHTLTGKRIEVPVKRLLQGTALDKAVNPGSVDDLEVLRFYERLAAERAAGGRP, encoded by the coding sequence ATGAGCACCACGCCCGAGCCCGCCGCCAGCAGCCCCGAGCCGCTGTGGAGCCCGAGCCCCGAACGGATCGCCGGCGCCCGGCTGACCCGCTTCCAGCAGTGGGCCGCCCAGCAGCACGGCGCCCCCGCCGCCACGGGCACCGACCCCGTCGCCGACTACGCGGCCCTGCATGCCTGGTCCGTGCGCGCGCCCGAGGCGTTCTGGCGCGCGGTCACCGAGTGGTTCGACGTCCGCTTCTCCACCCCCGCCGAGACGGTCCTCGCCGATCCGGCGATGCCCGGCGCGCGCTGGTTCCCCGGCGCCCGGCTCAACTACGCCGAGCACGCCCTGCGTCCCGCCCTCGACCCCGACCGCGCCGCCCGACCCGCCCTCGTCCACGTCGACGAACGGCACGAACCGGCCACCGTCACCTGGGCCGAACTGAGCCGCCAGGTCGCCTCGCTCGCCGCCGAACTGCGCCGGCTCGGCGTCACCCCCGGCGACCGCGTCAGCGGCTACGTACCCAACACCGCGCACGCGGTCGTCGCACTCCTGGCCACCGCGGCCGTCGGCGGCGTATGGACCTCCTGCGCCCCGGACTTCGGCGCCCGCAGCGTGCTGGACCGCTTCCAACAGGTCGAGCCGGTCGTGTTGTTCGCGGTCGACGGCTACCGCTACGGCGGCAAGACCCACGACCGCACCGCCACCGTCGCCGCACTGCGCGCCGGCCTGCCCACGGTGCGCGCCACCATCCACATCCCGCTGCTCGGCACCGAGGCCCCCGAAGACGCCCTGCACTGGGACGCGTCGACCACGTCCGAGGCCGAACCCGACTACGAGCAGGTCCCGTTCGACCACCCGCTGTGGGTGCTGTACTCCTCCGGCACCACAGGCCTGCCCAAGGCCATCGTCCAGTCCCAGGGCGGCATCCTGCTCGAACACCTCAAGCAGACCGGCCTGCACCTCGACCTCGGCCCCGGCGACCGCTTCTTCTGGTACACCTCCACCGGCTGGATGATGTGGAACTTCCTCGTCTCCGGCCTGCTGGCGGGCGCCACGATCGTGCTCTACGACGGCGCGCCCGGCTACCCCGACACCGCGGCCCAGTGGCGGGTCGTGGAGCGGACCGGCACCACCGTCTTCGGCACGTCGGCCGCCTACGTCATCGCCTGCCGCAAGGCGGAGGTGCACCCCGGACGCGACTTCGACCTCTCAGCGGTCGGCTGCGTGGCCACCACCGGCTCCCCGCTGCCCCCCGACGGATTCCGCTGGCTGCACGACGAGGTCGCCGCCGACCTGTGGATCGCCTCGGTCAGCGGCGGTACCGACGTGTGCAGTTGCTTCGCCGGCGGCGTGCCGACCCTGCCGGTATACGTCGGCGAACTCCAAGCACCCTGTCTGGGCACGGACCTTCAGGCGTGGGACGCCCAAGGGCGGCCGGTGGTCGACGAGGTGGGGGAGCTGGTGGTCACCAACCCGATGCCCTCCATGCCGATCCGGTTCTGGAACGACCCTGGCGACACGCGCTACCGCGAGAGCTACTTCGAGATGTTCCCCGGCGTGTGGCGGCACGGCGACTGGATCACCCTCACCTCACGCGGCACCGTCGTCATCCACGGCCGCTCCGACTCCACCCTCAACCGCCAGGGCGTCCGGATGGGCTCCTCCGACATCTACGAGGTCGTCGAACGCCTCCCGGAGATCGCCGAATCCCTCGTCATCGGCGTCGAACAGCCCGACGGGGGCTACTGGATGCCGCTGTTCGTCCGGCTCGCCCCCGGCGCCGCGCTCGACGACGGGCTGCGCGACCGCATCCGCACCGCGATCCGCGCCCAACTCTCCCCGCGCCACGTGCCGGACGAGGTCATCGCGGTCCCCGGAGTGCCGCACACCCTCACCGGCAAGCGCATCGAGGTCCCGGTCAAGCGGCTCCTCCAGGGCACCGCGCTCGACAAGGCGGTCAACCCCGGCTCGGTGGACGACCTGGAGGTGCTGCGCTTCTACGAGCGGCTCGCCGCCGAACGCGCCGCCGGCGGCCGCCCGTAG
- a CDS encoding PTS sugar transporter subunit IIA, with protein sequence MTTVSSPLAGRVIGLDAVPDPVFSGEMVGPGTAVDPAREPGEAVAPVDGVIVSLHPHAFVVVDDEGHGVLTHLGIDTVQLNGEGFELLVAKGDTVSRGQAVVRWNPAAVEAGGKSPICPVIALEATGDALGEIVRDGEVAAGDTLFNWK encoded by the coding sequence ATGACGACCGTTTCGTCGCCTCTGGCCGGTCGGGTCATCGGGCTCGACGCCGTGCCCGACCCCGTGTTCTCCGGAGAGATGGTCGGTCCCGGTACCGCCGTGGACCCCGCGCGCGAGCCCGGTGAGGCGGTGGCTCCGGTGGACGGCGTGATCGTCTCGCTGCACCCGCACGCCTTCGTCGTGGTGGACGACGAGGGGCATGGAGTACTGACGCACCTGGGTATCGACACCGTGCAGCTCAACGGCGAGGGTTTTGAACTGCTGGTCGCCAAGGGCGACACGGTCAGCCGTGGGCAGGCGGTGGTGCGGTGGAACCCCGCGGCGGTCGAGGCCGGTGGCAAGTCGCCGATCTGCCCGGTGATCGCGCTGGAGGCCACGGGCGACGCGCTCGGCGAGATCGTGCGTGACGGTGAGGTCGCCGCCGGCGACACCCTCTTCAACTGGAAGTAG
- a CDS encoding adenylosuccinate synthetase codes for MVVDLGYGDAGKGAVVARLCQERTVTAVVRFNGGPQAAHNVVTADGRHHTFAQFGAGTFHGTPTHLSRFMSVDPLALAAEADHLRALGVPAPYGLLTVDRAARLVTPYHAAANRLREQARGADRHGSCGMGVGETARYGLAHPADAPTVGDCASRPRLLRTLCLLRDRLTDELGPLPAPPVEDCAAAFAAFADAVALTDETHLRRLVRFGPLVFEGAQGVLLDEWHGFHPYTTWSTTTFANAETLLAEAGAADAARRIGVVRTYTVRHGPGPHVTEEPELAAALPEPHNGHGRWQGAFRVGHFDAVAHAYAVAVCGGVDALAVTHLDAPPRCPALRICHGYAIEGRLVERLPVSPAGDLDRQVTLTRQLLRAHPALWSTPEHWPATISALLGAPVVMESYGPARQALTGAGVG; via the coding sequence ATGGTCGTCGACCTCGGCTACGGCGACGCCGGCAAGGGCGCCGTGGTCGCGCGCCTGTGCCAGGAGCGGACCGTCACCGCCGTCGTACGGTTCAACGGCGGCCCGCAGGCCGCCCACAACGTGGTGACCGCCGACGGCCGCCACCACACCTTCGCCCAGTTCGGCGCCGGCACCTTCCACGGCACCCCCACCCACCTGTCCCGCTTCATGTCCGTCGACCCGCTCGCCCTGGCCGCGGAGGCCGACCACCTCCGCGCCCTGGGCGTCCCGGCGCCGTACGGCCTGCTCACCGTGGACCGCGCGGCGCGCCTCGTCACGCCGTACCACGCCGCCGCCAACCGGCTGCGCGAGCAGGCCCGCGGCGCGGACCGGCACGGCTCGTGCGGCATGGGTGTGGGGGAGACCGCCCGCTACGGCCTGGCGCACCCGGCCGACGCGCCGACCGTGGGCGACTGCGCCTCCCGGCCGCGGCTGCTGCGCACGTTGTGCCTGCTGCGCGACCGCCTCACCGACGAGCTCGGGCCGCTGCCCGCGCCGCCGGTCGAGGACTGCGCGGCCGCGTTCGCCGCGTTCGCCGACGCGGTGGCCCTCACCGACGAGACCCACCTGCGCCGCCTGGTCCGCTTTGGCCCGCTCGTCTTCGAAGGCGCCCAGGGCGTCCTGCTCGACGAGTGGCACGGCTTCCACCCGTACACCACCTGGTCGACCACCACCTTCGCCAACGCCGAGACGCTGCTCGCCGAGGCCGGCGCGGCGGATGCGGCGCGCCGGATCGGCGTGGTCCGCACGTACACCGTCCGGCACGGTCCTGGCCCGCACGTCACCGAGGAGCCGGAACTGGCCGCGGCACTGCCCGAACCGCACAACGGCCACGGCCGCTGGCAAGGCGCCTTCCGCGTCGGGCACTTCGACGCGGTCGCGCACGCGTACGCCGTCGCGGTGTGCGGGGGAGTGGACGCGCTGGCCGTCACCCACCTGGACGCGCCGCCGCGCTGCCCGGCACTGCGGATCTGCCACGGCTACGCGATCGAGGGCCGGTTGGTGGAACGACTCCCGGTAAGCCCGGCCGGCGACCTCGACCGCCAGGTCACGCTCACCCGCCAACTGCTGCGCGCGCACCCCGCGTTGTGGTCCACGCCCGAGCACTGGCCCGCCACGATCAGTGCCTTGCTCGGTGCACCGGTGGTGATGGAGTCGTACGGCCCGGCCCGCCAGGCGCTGACCGGTGCCGGGGTCGGATAG